A region of Vitis riparia cultivar Riparia Gloire de Montpellier isolate 1030 chromosome 12, EGFV_Vit.rip_1.0, whole genome shotgun sequence DNA encodes the following proteins:
- the LOC117926192 gene encoding uncharacterized protein LOC117926192 encodes MKVAPKIVFLFNDCQPFFDALRPNPNSSLTTLEDAFHLSLERYGIRDRNASGTLLHFVDDKGSYQLSMVLLQNYEPPILACAVNEVLASITGEQSSPLPTFLVPSSKLKWEIKNSAPNHKNALYGMQIGPETETTQALATRTEKPPSLLQIHHEPLAIFIQLARVLKLPAFVLIGQNGTGEELEMLHKVGELLASTSGLCFLRERIKWNPTMTSKDVGEPWRALYG; translated from the exons ATGAAGGTAGCTCCAAAGATAGTGTTCCTCTTCAACGACTGCCAACCCTTCTTTGATGCTCTCCGCCCTAACCCTAACTCCTCTCTCACCACTCT AGAAGACGCCTTCCACCTATCACTGGAGCGCTATGGAATCCGAGATCGCAATGCCTCTGGCACCCTTCTTCACTTTGTCGATGATAAGGGCTCTTATCAG CTGTCTATGGTGCTTCTGCAAAATTATGAACCACCAATTTTGGCCTGTGCCGTCAATGAAGTTCTGGCATCAATAACGGGAGAACAATCATCACCATTGCCCACCTTTTTAGTGCCATCATCAAAACTCAAGTGGGAAATTAAAAATTCAGCACCTAACCATAAAAATGCACTTTATGGTATGCAAATAGGCCCTGAAACAGAAACAACTCAGGCATTGGCTACCAGAACCGAGAAGCCACCGTCGCTTTTGCAGATTCACCATGAACCGTTAGCCATCTTTATTCAGTTGGCCCGAGTATTGAAGCTGCCAGCTTTTGTTCTCATTGGGCAGAATGGAACAGGGGAAGAACTTGAG ATGCTACACAAGGTAGGAGAGCTTTTAGCTAGCACATCCGGGCTGTGCTTTCTGAGAGAAAGGATCAAGTGGAATCCAACAATGACCTCAAAGGATGTCGGGGAGCCATGGCGGGCATTGTATGGTTGA